The Spirulina subsalsa PCC 9445 region CTGCCGACTATGTATGATCTACCCAGTGAAGAAGTAGGAGAACCGGGTTTGCCGGACCAATTCCACCCCCTACAAGCCGAATTACTGCGTCTGACATTTCAACCGGGCAATTACGACCCAGAACAGGTTTTTTCGGCAATGGATCTCAATGTTTATTACGATGAGAACCACACCAGACGATATAAACGCCCAGATTGGTTTGGGGTGGTGGGAGTGCCTCGCTTATATGAAAATCGAGACTTGCGCTTAAGTTATGTGGTGTGGCAAGAAGGGGTTAGCCCTTCTCTGGTAGTGGAATTATTATCCCCAAGTACCCAAGGTCAGGATTTAGGACAAGTGGAAGGGGAGGTAGATGGAACACCGACAAAATGGGAGGTGTATGAGCGGATTCTGAGGGTTCCCTACTATGTAGTATATGACAGGACAATGGGGGGGTTTCGAGGGTTTGAATTAGAAAGGGGAGCAACAGCCGAATCTCCTCGCTATGTGGAGGTAGAAGTAAGGGAGAATCGCTGGTGGTTGGAGGGATTGGAATTAGGAGTGGGTTTGTGGCAAGGGACTTATGAGAATGTGAATCGTTTATGGTTACGTTTCTATGGGAGTTCGGGGGATTGGATTCCTACACCGACGGAACGGGAACGACAAGCTAGAGAATCTGCCGAACAACGGGAAGAAGAGGAACGACAAGCCAAAGAATGGGAACGACAAGCTAGAGAAGCGGCAGAACAACGGGCGGAACGTTTCCGGCGTTTACTGATGGAAAATGGGATTAATCCTGATGATGTTTAGCCTATTCGGGGGGAAATCCTGCGCTGTATGGAAAAACTCCCCCGTTACAGGGAAGTTTTTCCGCCTTGCCGTTGCTGTCAACGACGGCATCGACAAGGGGATGGTAGTTTTTTCGGCGAGTCTTATAAAACGCCTTTGGAACTGGGAATTTGGCTGGCACGACGGGGGTCAATTTCAATGGCCATGCGGAGGGCGCGGGCAAAGGCTTTGAAGGTGGCCTCAATGATGTGGTGGGAGTTGATGCCGTCGAGTTGGCGAATATGTAGGGTCATTTGACTATGATTAACGATGGCGACGAAGAATTCTCGCACTAATTGGGTGTCGTAGGTGCCGACGCGCTGGGTGGGGATGTCTAGACCATAACTGAGATGGGGGCGACCGGAGAAGTCTAGGGCAACTTGAATGAGGGCTTCGTCTAGGGGGGCGATGAAATGACCAAAACGGTGGATTCCTTTGCGATCGCCTAATGCTTTCCCCAAGGCTTGACCTAACGTAATCCCCACATCTTCGTTAGTGTGGTGATCATCAATTTCAATGTCCCCGGTGGCGGTAATTGCTAAATCAATTAGACCGTGAGAGGAAATTTGATGCAGCATATGATCTAAAAAGGGCACCCCCGTATTGACCTGACAAGCCCCTGTACCATCTAAATTGACCCGCACTTCCACATCTGTCTCCCCGGTCGTCCGCCGCACAGCCGCACTCCGTAAGGGTCGAGAATGGCTCATTTCTGGGCTTTCTAGGGGTTTATCACTTAGCTGCATCAATGGTTCTCCTTCAAAATTGATATTAGAACAGGTTCACATCCCCATGATCTCATAACCAGAATCGACATAGATCACCTGTCCGGTAATGCCACTAGAGAGATCACTACATAAAAAGGCGGCGGTATTGCCTACTTCTACTTGGGTGACAGTGCGGCGGAGGGGGGCCGTGGCTTCAACATGGTGGATCATGTCCAGAATCCCGCCCACGGCCGAGGAGGCGAGAGTCCGAATGGGGCCCGCTGAGATGGCATTGACTCGGATATTGTGGGGGCCGAGTTCTGAGGCTAAATAGCGGACACTACATTCTAGGGCGGCTTTCGCTACGCCCATCACATTGTAGTTGGGAATGACTTTCACGCCCCCTAAATAGGTGAGGGTGACAATGGCTCCCCCGTCAGTCATCAGAGGTTTAGCACTATGGGCAAGTCGGGTGAGCGAATAACTGCTAACATCAAGGGCAGTGTTGAAACCTTGGCGGGAGGTGGCGCTAAAGTCTCCAGAAAGGTCATCTTTTTGGGCAAAGGCTAAACAG contains the following coding sequences:
- a CDS encoding Uma2 family endonuclease; amino-acid sequence: MYDLPSEEVGEPGLPDQFHPLQAELLRLTFQPGNYDPEQVFSAMDLNVYYDENHTRRYKRPDWFGVVGVPRLYENRDLRLSYVVWQEGVSPSLVVELLSPSTQGQDLGQVEGEVDGTPTKWEVYERILRVPYYVVYDRTMGGFRGFELERGATAESPRYVEVEVRENRWWLEGLELGVGLWQGTYENVNRLWLRFYGSSGDWIPTPTERERQARESAEQREEEERQAKEWERQAREAAEQRAERFRRLLMENGINPDDV
- the hisB gene encoding imidazoleglycerol-phosphate dehydratase HisB, whose translation is MQLSDKPLESPEMSHSRPLRSAAVRRTTGETDVEVRVNLDGTGACQVNTGVPFLDHMLHQISSHGLIDLAITATGDIEIDDHHTNEDVGITLGQALGKALGDRKGIHRFGHFIAPLDEALIQVALDFSGRPHLSYGLDIPTQRVGTYDTQLVREFFVAIVNHSQMTLHIRQLDGINSHHIIEATFKAFARALRMAIEIDPRRASQIPSSKGVL
- the fabI gene encoding enoyl-ACP reductase FabI codes for the protein MLDLTGKKALVTGIANNRSIAWGIAQQLHQAGAELGVTYLPDEKGRFEKKVGELVEPLAPTVFLPCDVQNDQQVEETFSAIAEKWGKLDILIHCLAFAQKDDLSGDFSATSRQGFNTALDVSSYSLTRLAHSAKPLMTDGGAIVTLTYLGGVKVIPNYNVMGVAKAALECSVRYLASELGPHNIRVNAISAGPIRTLASSAVGGILDMIHHVEATAPLRRTVTQVEVGNTAAFLCSDLSSGITGQVIYVDSGYEIMGM